The window ATTTTGGGTTCTCACAAGAAGAAGATGCAAAAAGAAAAGACTTATCTCATATTAATTTTGTAACTATAGATCCAGCTACTTCTAAAGATATGGATGATGCAGTTTGTGTTGTTAAAAATAAGGATGGAACTTATAAATTATATGTAGCAATTGCTGATGTTAGTTACTATGTAAAACTACATAGTAACTTATGGAGGTCTGCTTTAAAAAGAGGGACATCAATTTATTTGGTTAACCAAGTTATTCCTATGCTTCCTCATAAGCTATCTAACAATATTTGTTCATTGAATCCGTTTGAAAAAAGATATGCACAAGTATGTGAAATGGATATAGATAAAAATGGTGAATTTACAAATATTCAAGTTTATCCAGCTATTATTTTTTCAAAATATAAATTTGCATATGACAATGTAAATGATTACATTAAGTTGAAAAAGAAAATAGAAGAAGTTCCAGATGAAATTTATGAAATGTTAAATACTTCTTTTGAACTAGATGATTACTTAAATAAAAAAAGAGAAAAAGATGGATACATCAACTTTGATATTAAAGAAGCAAAAATCATTTTAGATGAAAATGAAAAAATTAAAGATGTTGTAATAAGAGAAACTGGACCTGCTCAAAAAATGATTGAAAACTTCATGGTTGCTGCAAATGAAGCTGTAACTTTAAAGTTTCACCAATTATGCCCTAACCTTCCTTTTGTTTATAGAGTCCATGCAAAACCAGAAGAAAAAAGAATTAATGATTTCAAAATTGAAGCAGACAAAATTGGTTTTATCTATGATAGAAATTTAACTAGTTGAAAACCAAATACTGTTAGTAAGTGATTAGAAAAAAATAAAAATAATCCTAATAAAGATTTAATTAATATGATCTTATTAAGAACAATGGCTAAAGCTAAATATCAAACAGCAAATTTAGGTCACTTTGGTTTATCAATTAGTAATTACACACACTTTACTTCTCCAATTAGAAGATTAGCTGATGTGATTGTTCATTACTTATTAAGAATGTTTGTTTATGAACCTGAAAATTATTCAGAGCAAGAAAAAGATTATATCTTGTGTAATTTAGATGATTTTTGTTTAAAGGCAAATTCATGTGAAGTATTAGCTGTTGAAACTGAACGTGATGTTAATGCTATGAAGTTTGCAGAATATATGAAAGAAAAAATTGGATGTGAATACAATGGGTTTGTAAGTTATATTACAAACTTCGGTGTATTTGTTCAATTAGAAAACACTATTGAAGGTTTAGTTAAACCTATGTTTATAAAAGATGATTATTATGTGTTTAATCAAAAAGATTTAACATATGTTGGTAGAAATAAAAATAGAGTAATCTCTTTGGGACAAAAGGTAAAAATAAGAGTTGTTGATGCTAATAAAGAAACAAAGAAAATTGATTTTGAAATTATTGGTTATCTAAACTAATTTTAAAAAATATTCTTTATCTAAATTTGATAAAGAATATTTTTTTATTAATTCAGTTAAGCAAAAAACTATTTCATTTGAATTGATTAATTTTTTCATTGATAAATCTGAAAATTTATTTCAAAAATCTTAGGTTAATTATAAAATTTTTTATTTAATTCTAAGGATATGAGCAGCAATATAATTTAAGTAATTAATATAAAAATTAATTTTAAGGAGAAATAATGAAAAAATTAATAAATAATCCAAATGATATAGTTAGTGAAATGGTTGATGGAATTGTATCTTCATATCCTTCATATGTTAAAAAACTAAATGATTTACCTGTAATTGTGAGAGCAAATAAAAAAGTAAATAAAGTTGCTTTGATAAGTGGTGGAGGAAGTGGTCATGAACCTGCTCATGCAGGATATGTAGGTTATGGAATGCTAGATGCAGCAGTTTGTGGAGAAGTATTTACATCACCAAGTGCAGATAAAGTATATGAAGCTATTAAAGCAACTGATGCTAATAAAGGTGTCTTGTTAATTATTAAAAATTATAGTGGTGATGTAATGAATTTTGATATGGCAAGTGAAATGGCATCAAATGAAAATATTGAAGTTAAAAAAGTAGTTGTAGATGATGATATAGCAGTTGAAAATAGTACTTATTCAATTGGAAGAAGAGGGATTGCTGGTACAATTTTTGTTCATAAAATTTTAGGAGCAGCTGCTGAAAAAGGATATTCATTAAATGATTTAGAAACTTTGGGTAATAGACTTGTTAAAAGAATTAAAACTTTAGGAATGTCTTTATATTCTTGTTATGTGCCAACAAGTGGTAAACATAGCTTTCAATTAAAAGAAGATGAAATTGAAATTGGTGTTGGAATTCATGGTGAACCTGGAACTCATAAAGAAAAGATTAAATCAGTTAATGAATATGTTGATTTCATTTTAGATAAATTATTATCAGAGCTTGACAATAAAGAAAAAGAAGATGTTGCTGTTTTAGTAAATGGATTAGGTTCTACAACATTAATGGAATTATTCATTATTGGTAACCGTGTCCAATCTGTTTTAAAAAATAAAAATGTAAAAGTATATGATACAAATGTAGGTAACTATATGACTTCTCTTGATATGGCAGGCTTTTCTATAACTTTAGTAAAATTAGATAAAGAACTTAAAGAATTATTAGATTATAAAGCTGATACAATTGCATTTAAAAAGGGTTAAAAAGAATTATGGATATTATAGGAATTATTAATAATGTTTGTGATGTTATTATTGAAAACAAAGATTATTTAACTGATTTAGATAGAGAAATCGGTGATGGTGACCATGGTATTAATTTAGCTAGAGGTTTTAGCAAAATTAAAGAACAAATAGAAACTTTTAAAAGTTTAAAACCAAATGAGATACTTAATAAAATTGCAATGGTATTAATTTCTAATGTTGGTGGTGCAAGTGGTGCTTTATATGGATCTGCTTTTTTAAAAGCAAGTTCATTTTTAAAACAAATTGATAATATAGTTGATGGCAACCAAATTGCTGAAATTTTTAACCAAATGATAGAAGCAATAAAAACTAGAGGAAATTCTCAAGTTGGTGAAAAAACAATGTTGGATACTTTAGTTCCAGCACAACAAGCATTCAAAAAAGCAGTCGAAGAAAATAAAGATATAGTAGAATGTTTTAAAGAAATGGATGCAAAAGCTTTTGAAGGAAAAGAATCTACTCAAAATATTATTGCAACAAGAGGTAGAGCATCATATTTAAAAGATAGAAGTTTAGGGTCTTTAGATCCAGGTTCAGTTTCAAGTTATTTAATTATTAACACAATTTATAAATCTTTAAGTGGTGAGTAATATATGGTTGGTATTATTGTAGTTTCACATAGTTTTTTATTAGGACAAGAAATTATTAAACTATGTAATGAAATGAAGAAAAATAATTTTGAAATAATTAATTGCAGTGGACTAGATAAAAATACATTTGGTTCTGATCCAATCAAAATAAAAGAAGCTATTGAAAACAACATTAAAGGTAATGAAGGTGTTTTTGTATTTTGTGATTTAGGATCATCCATTTTAAATTCTCAGTTAGCAATTGATTTAATTGAAGATGAATCAATTGATAAAAGTAAAATCATAATTGCAGATGCCCCAATAGTTGAAGGTACTTTAGTTGCAAGTACTTTGAACTTTGATGGTAATTTTAATCAGATAATTGACGAATTAAAACAACTAAAAACATTTGATAAAACTAAATAAAAATTTATTGTTTGTTAACTAATAAGCATAAAGTTTATATAAATAATAATTAATACATTCTTTACTTTAAAAGATAAAGAATGTATTTTTTAATATTAATAATCAAATCAATTTAAAAGAATTTAACTAAAATAATTTATCATTAAATATAGATAGAAAAATTAGTTGGAAAATATGTTTGATGTTCAAATTTTTGATGAGAAAAAATTCTTAAGTAAAAAAGATATTAGTTTAATTAAAAAAGTTTCAAAATTTATTTTTATAGAAGAAAAACTAAAAAATAAAATAATTTTTGAATTACACATAATAGATAATAATGAAAGTCAAAAAATAAACAAACAATATAGAAATAAAGACTACCCAACTGATGTTATATCTTTTTCTTTTTGGGAAGAAGGATTATTAAAAACGGCTTTACTTGGCGAGATCTATTTAAGTTATGAAAAAGTTGTTTCTCAAGCTGAAGAATTCAAACATTCTTTTGAAAGGGAACTAGGCTTTTTAGTTTCTCATGGAATTTATCATTTACTTGGATATGATCACGAAGAAGAAGATGAAGCCAAAATTATGTTTGGAAAGCAATATCAAGTATTAAAATTATGTGGATTAGGTAGCGTTAATGATTAGAACAAATAATAAGTTTATATCTTTTGCAAGGAAATTTAAATATGCCTTTAGAGGTCTATTTGTTGCAGTAAGAGAAGAAAAATCTTTAATGGTAGATTTAATATTTTCTGTAGTTGTTTTAATTATTGCTGCTGTTATTAATGACAGAATGCAAACCATAGATTGGATTATTCTAACTATGGTAATTTCATTAGTTATTGGAATGGAACTAATCAATACTGCTATTGAAAACTTGGTTGACACCATATCTTTTAAATATAATGTTGATGCCAGTAAAATCAAAGATACTGCAGCTGCTACTGCTTTAGTTTTTTCTTTAATGGCAATCATTGTAGGACTATTAATCTTTATTCCAAAATTTATAGACATTTTTAATAATAGGTAAATATATGAAATATGGAATTGTATCAATTGTTGGAAAACCAAATGTAGGCAAATCAACACTATTAAATAATATTTTTGAAAGAGAAGTTGTGATTTCTTCTAATAAACCACAAACTACTAGAAATATGATTGAAATATCATATGACTCAATAGAAGATTGTGTTATTAATTTTATTGACACACCAGGATTACATAATCCTAAAAATAAATTAGATTTATTTTTAAATTCACAAGTTAAAGCGTCTTTAAAGAAGAGCGATTTGGTTTTATTTTTATTTGATTTATCAAGAGACTTTGATTCTGAAGATGAAGAGTGTTTAAAAGTATTAAAAGATTTTAATTGTAACAATGTAGTTTTAGTACTAAATAAAAGAGATTTAAAATCAGAAGAAGAAATTAAAAATGCAAAACAATCTATTTCTAAAATGTTTGATTTTACAAATGTTTTAGAAATAAATTCTAAAAGTAAAGAAGATGTAAGTGTTTTACTAAACACAATAAAAGAACATATTAAAGAATATGAGGGTGAAAAAAAGGATTTGGAATTACTTAAAAAGGAAGTTTCAGATAAGTTTTTTGTTTCTGAATTGATAAGAGAAATTATTATTAATTCTTTTAGACAAGAAATTCCTTATGGTGTAGCTATTTTGATAGATGAAATGAAATATGAACAAGATAAGAATTTATTAACAATAGTTTATTCAATCATTGTTGAAAAAGAATCTCAAAAACCAATTATTATTGGTAAAGGTGGTTCAATGATTAAAAAAATAAATATCTCATTAAGAGAAAGATTATCAGATATTTATGATTGTAAGATCTTTACTAATTCATATGTTAAAGTGAAAAAAGATTGAAGAAATAATGAAACTCAAATTAAAGAGTTAGGGTATAAAAAATAATGTCTGAAATAAAAACAAATGGTTTTTTAATTCATAGACAAGATTTTCAATTATTTGATGAAGTATTAGCATTTATTAATGAACATGGTAATATTTTTTCTGTTATTGCTTTGGGTACAAAAAAAATATTATCAAAGAATGCTAGGAACTTATTTTATGGATGCTTATCTGAGTTTATGTTTTTTGCTTCTAGGGACATTGAAAATAAACTTGGTAAACTTAAAAAAGTGGTATTACTGGAAAACAATATTGATATAAGTACTAGGACTCCTTTGTTACTATTAAATGCAATTATCTATAAAAATAAAATCAAAGGAATTTCAGTTTTTGAAGAGGTAAAGAATTTAGGAAGAATTTTGAAAGAATTTGGAAAGGAATTTGACAATATTTTGATTATTAATA is drawn from Malacoplasma penetrans HF-2 and contains these coding sequences:
- the dhaK gene encoding dihydroxyacetone kinase subunit DhaK, which translates into the protein MKKLINNPNDIVSEMVDGIVSSYPSYVKKLNDLPVIVRANKKVNKVALISGGGSGHEPAHAGYVGYGMLDAAVCGEVFTSPSADKVYEAIKATDANKGVLLIIKNYSGDVMNFDMASEMASNENIEVKKVVVDDDIAVENSTYSIGRRGIAGTIFVHKILGAAAEKGYSLNDLETLGNRLVKRIKTLGMSLYSCYVPTSGKHSFQLKEDEIEIGVGIHGEPGTHKEKIKSVNEYVDFILDKLLSELDNKEKEDVAVLVNGLGSTTLMELFIIGNRVQSVLKNKNVKVYDTNVGNYMTSLDMAGFSITLVKLDKELKELLDYKADTIAFKKG
- the recO gene encoding DNA repair protein RecO encodes the protein MSEIKTNGFLIHRQDFQLFDEVLAFINEHGNIFSVIALGTKKILSKNARNLFYGCLSEFMFFASRDIENKLGKLKKVVLLENNIDISTRTPLLLLNAIIYKNKIKGISVFEEVKNLGRILKEFGKEFDNILIINILIKMSKYLGIKLNLNGCSHCNSKNIYSFSNDDFGFVCKDHYQSDYKISASAIELLYLVNKNKFNSAIKYEQIYQKISLRILTDYINYHSGFNLYNYLFN
- the era gene encoding GTPase Era; translation: MKYGIVSIVGKPNVGKSTLLNNIFEREVVISSNKPQTTRNMIEISYDSIEDCVINFIDTPGLHNPKNKLDLFLNSQVKASLKKSDLVLFLFDLSRDFDSEDEECLKVLKDFNCNNVVLVLNKRDLKSEEEIKNAKQSISKMFDFTNVLEINSKSKEDVSVLLNTIKEHIKEYEGEKKDLELLKKEVSDKFFVSELIREIIINSFRQEIPYGVAILIDEMKYEQDKNLLTIVYSIIVEKESQKPIIIGKGGSMIKKINISLRERLSDIYDCKIFTNSYVKVKKDWRNNETQIKELGYKK
- a CDS encoding diacylglycerol kinase: MIRTNNKFISFARKFKYAFRGLFVAVREEKSLMVDLIFSVVVLIIAAVINDRMQTIDWIILTMVISLVIGMELINTAIENLVDTISFKYNVDASKIKDTAAATALVFSLMAIIVGLLIFIPKFIDIFNNR
- the dhaL gene encoding dihydroxyacetone kinase subunit DhaL, with protein sequence MDIIGIINNVCDVIIENKDYLTDLDREIGDGDHGINLARGFSKIKEQIETFKSLKPNEILNKIAMVLISNVGGASGALYGSAFLKASSFLKQIDNIVDGNQIAEIFNQMIEAIKTRGNSQVGEKTMLDTLVPAQQAFKKAVEENKDIVECFKEMDAKAFEGKESTQNIIATRGRASYLKDRSLGSLDPGSVSSYLIINTIYKSLSGE
- the rnr gene encoding ribonuclease R; translated protein: MYKREINTLSPLESKILNILKDQNGKPIPINILFKKLNYGNRSAVYSAIDYLTDNFFIEKLNNGKLILGYTNGKILDGQTFVGTIIINGKADAFFKIKDEKESFAYINKKNLNSALNNDTVEICLMDKNTYPDLQDAVVTKIIERDRDFFTGTYYLKPTRNKFKKGIELIVPDDKKINLKIELDDSSDLVNGNKVLFKIARISDGVIYCSVSKILGHIDDVGNDIISIVYDNNIDPEFDEETKEETSKIDFGFSQEEDAKRKDLSHINFVTIDPATSKDMDDAVCVVKNKDGTYKLYVAIADVSYYVKLHSNLWRSALKRGTSIYLVNQVIPMLPHKLSNNICSLNPFEKRYAQVCEMDIDKNGEFTNIQVYPAIIFSKYKFAYDNVNDYIKLKKKIEEVPDEIYEMLNTSFELDDYLNKKREKDGYINFDIKEAKIILDENEKIKDVVIRETGPAQKMIENFMVAANEAVTLKFHQLCPNLPFVYRVHAKPEEKRINDFKIEADKIGFIYDRNLTSWKPNTVSKWLEKNKNNPNKDLINMILLRTMAKAKYQTANLGHFGLSISNYTHFTSPIRRLADVIVHYLLRMFVYEPENYSEQEKDYILCNLDDFCLKANSCEVLAVETERDVNAMKFAEYMKEKIGCEYNGFVSYITNFGVFVQLENTIEGLVKPMFIKDDYYVFNQKDLTYVGRNKNRVISLGQKVKIRVVDANKETKKIDFEIIGYLN
- the ybeY gene encoding rRNA maturation RNase YbeY, producing the protein MFDVQIFDEKKFLSKKDISLIKKVSKFIFIEEKLKNKIIFELHIIDNNESQKINKQYRNKDYPTDVISFSFWEEGLLKTALLGEIYLSYEKVVSQAEEFKHSFERELGFLVSHGIYHLLGYDHEEEDEAKIMFGKQYQVLKLCGLGSVND
- the dhaM gene encoding dihydroxyacetone kinase phosphoryl donor subunit DhaM, which encodes MVGIIVVSHSFLLGQEIIKLCNEMKKNNFEIINCSGLDKNTFGSDPIKIKEAIENNIKGNEGVFVFCDLGSSILNSQLAIDLIEDESIDKSKIIIADAPIVEGTLVASTLNFDGNFNQIIDELKQLKTFDKTK